One stretch of Halobaculum marinum DNA includes these proteins:
- the rpsB gene encoding 30S ribosomal protein S2, whose amino-acid sequence MSESENDTEEAADAEEEVEETAAAEESPDETEEQPTETEEVADEAADAEEEEADAGPRFDDDVMPDEEADLLIPVEDYLSAGVHIGTQQKTKDMERFIHRVRDDGLYVLDVSQTDGRIRTAASFLANYDPEQVLVTSSRQYGRFPAEKFADAIGARARTGRFIPGTLTNPEYAGYIEPDVVVVTDPIGDAQAVKEAITVGIPVIAMCDSNNQVSNVDLVIPTNNKGRRALSVVYWLLANETLDRRGAEPGYALEDFEAEL is encoded by the coding sequence ATGAGCGAAAGCGAGAACGACACCGAAGAGGCGGCCGACGCCGAGGAGGAGGTCGAAGAGACCGCCGCGGCCGAGGAGTCGCCCGACGAGACAGAAGAACAGCCGACGGAGACCGAGGAGGTGGCCGACGAGGCCGCCGACGCCGAGGAGGAGGAGGCGGACGCAGGTCCGCGCTTCGACGACGACGTGATGCCGGACGAGGAGGCCGACCTCCTCATCCCCGTCGAAGACTACCTCTCTGCCGGCGTCCACATCGGGACCCAGCAGAAGACGAAGGACATGGAGCGGTTCATCCACCGCGTCCGCGACGACGGTCTGTACGTGCTCGACGTGAGCCAGACGGACGGTCGGATCCGGACGGCGGCGTCGTTCCTGGCGAACTACGACCCCGAGCAGGTGCTCGTCACCTCCTCGCGCCAGTACGGTCGCTTCCCCGCCGAGAAGTTCGCCGACGCCATCGGCGCGCGCGCCCGCACCGGGCGCTTCATCCCGGGGACGCTGACGAACCCCGAGTACGCCGGCTACATCGAGCCGGACGTCGTGGTCGTCACCGACCCCATCGGCGACGCACAGGCGGTGAAGGAGGCCATCACGGTCGGCATCCCCGTCATCGCGATGTGTGACTCGAACAACCAGGTGAGCAACGTCGACCTCGTCATCCCGACGAACAACAAGGGTCGCCGTGCCCTGTCGGTCGTCTACTGGCTGCTCGCCAACGAGACGCTCGACCGCCGCGGCGCCGAACCCGGCTACGCCCTCGAGGACTTCGAGGCCGAGCTGTAA
- the mvk gene encoding mevalonate kinase codes for MTTSSAPGKVYLFGEHAVVYGEPAVPCAVERRARVTVEPREDGRVRVDAADLSLDGFTVTWGGSIDDRPDVDVPAPLLEAAMEYIEAAVDQAREAAEAPDAGFDITVQSDIPLGAGLGSSAAVVVAGIDAATRALGTELDPEEVARRAYEAEFEVQDGQASRADTFCSAMGGAVRVEGDDTRTIDAPPLPFVVGYDGGAGDTGQLVAGVRALREEHEFAADTVETVGDLTREGERLLAAADPNEEPSEDLLDDLGELMNFNHGLLEALGVSSGSLDAMVWAAREAGAHGAKLTGAGGGGCTVALDPTDETEFALGYTAECEQAFRAELATEGVRVEEP; via the coding sequence ATGACCACCAGTAGCGCGCCGGGGAAGGTGTACCTCTTCGGCGAGCACGCGGTCGTCTACGGCGAACCGGCGGTTCCCTGCGCGGTGGAGCGCCGCGCCCGGGTGACCGTCGAACCGCGCGAGGACGGACGCGTTCGCGTCGACGCGGCGGACCTCTCGCTCGACGGCTTCACCGTGACGTGGGGCGGGAGCATCGACGACAGACCTGACGTGGACGTGCCCGCACCGCTGCTCGAAGCGGCCATGGAGTACATCGAGGCCGCCGTGGACCAGGCACGCGAGGCCGCAGAGGCACCCGACGCCGGCTTCGACATCACCGTCCAGTCCGACATCCCGCTGGGCGCGGGGCTGGGCTCGTCGGCGGCGGTCGTAGTCGCCGGCATCGACGCGGCAACCCGCGCGCTGGGCACCGAACTCGACCCGGAGGAGGTCGCTCGTCGCGCCTACGAGGCGGAGTTCGAGGTCCAAGACGGGCAGGCGTCGCGCGCGGACACGTTCTGCTCGGCGATGGGTGGCGCCGTCAGGGTCGAGGGCGACGACACCCGCACCATCGACGCGCCGCCGCTCCCGTTCGTCGTCGGCTACGACGGCGGCGCCGGCGACACCGGCCAACTCGTCGCGGGCGTGCGCGCCCTCCGCGAGGAACACGAGTTCGCCGCCGACACGGTCGAGACGGTCGGTGACCTGACCCGCGAGGGCGAGCGCCTCCTCGCAGCCGCCGACCCCAACGAGGAGCCGTCCGAGGACCTGTTGGACGACCTCGGCGAGCTGATGAACTTCAACCACGGTCTGCTGGAGGCACTGGGCGTGTCCTCCGGCTCCCTGGACGCGATGGTGTGGGCCGCCCGCGAGGCGGGCGCGCACGGGGCGAAGCTCACCGGCGCCGGCGGCGGCGGCTGTACGGTCGCACTTGACCCGACCGACGAGACGGAGTTCGCACTCGGCTACACCGCCGAGTGCGAGCAGGCGTTCCGCGCGGAGTTGGCGACCGAGGGCG